The following proteins come from a genomic window of Lycium ferocissimum isolate CSIRO_LF1 chromosome 4, AGI_CSIRO_Lferr_CH_V1, whole genome shotgun sequence:
- the LOC132051866 gene encoding ATP synthase small subunit 6, mitochondrial-like, with product MRKFDPWPIFFRREWSRNWPFLVGFAVTGTIITKMSLGFTEEEAKNSRFAQRHKK from the exons atgagaaaattcGATCCATGGCCCATCTTTTTCCGCAGGGAATGGAGTCGTAACTGGCCGTTCCTGGTCGGTTTTGCAGTCACCGGCACTATAATTACCAAAATGTCCCTCGGTTTCACTG AGGAGGAGGCAAAGAACTCTCGATTTGCGCAAAGGCATAAGAAGTAA